Proteins co-encoded in one Fusobacterium russii ATCC 25533 genomic window:
- the plsX gene encoding phosphate acyltransferase PlsX, whose product MKIALDAMSGDYAPIATIKGAVEALKENKNLKIILVGKENVIKEELKKYKVDEQRLEIKNADEVVEMTDDPVKAIKEKKDSSMNVCVDLVKEGMVDASVSCGNTGALLATSQLKLKRIKGVLRPAIAVPFPNKVGNTLFLDLGANADTKPEYLDQFAIMGSKYMEILSNKKKPKVALLNIGEEEIKGNELTREAFILLKNNKRINFVGNIESTKILDGTVDVVVTDGFTGNILLKTSEGVGKFIFHIIKENIMKTFLSKLGALLLKKDLKKVKEKVDASEYGGAIFLGLNGLSIKAHGSSDYKAVKNALKVAGRFIEANFIEELRKTMEV is encoded by the coding sequence ATGAAAATAGCTTTAGATGCTATGAGTGGGGATTATGCACCAATAGCAACTATAAAAGGAGCTGTTGAAGCTTTAAAAGAAAACAAAAATTTGAAAATAATTCTAGTTGGAAAGGAAAATGTAATAAAAGAAGAACTAAAAAAATATAAGGTTGATGAGCAGCGACTGGAAATAAAAAATGCTGATGAAGTGGTTGAGATGACGGATGATCCAGTTAAAGCAATTAAGGAAAAAAAAGATTCTTCTATGAATGTATGTGTTGATTTGGTTAAAGAGGGCATGGTTGATGCATCTGTTTCTTGTGGAAATACCGGAGCTTTACTGGCTACAAGTCAACTAAAGTTAAAAAGAATTAAAGGAGTTTTAAGACCTGCAATAGCAGTACCATTTCCAAATAAAGTAGGGAATACTTTATTTTTAGATTTAGGTGCAAATGCAGACACAAAACCAGAATACTTAGATCAGTTTGCCATAATGGGTTCTAAATATATGGAAATACTCTCAAATAAGAAAAAGCCAAAGGTGGCATTATTAAATATAGGAGAGGAAGAAATAAAAGGAAATGAGTTAACCAGAGAGGCTTTTATTCTTTTGAAAAACAATAAAAGAATAAATTTTGTTGGAAATATAGAGAGTACAAAGATTTTAGATGGGACAGTAGATGTAGTTGTAACTGATGGTTTTACAGGAAATATACTTTTAAAAACATCAGAAGGAGTAGGGAAGTTTATATTTCATATTATAAAAGAAAATATAATGAAAACTTTCCTTTCTAAATTAGGAGCTTTATTACTTAAAAAGGATTTAAAGAAAGTTAAGGAAAAAGTTGATGCTTCGGAATATGGAGGAGCAATTTTTTTAGGTTTAAATGGTTTATCAATAAAGGCCCATGGAAGCTCAGACTACAAAGCAGTGAAAAATGCTTTAAAAGTTGCTGGAAGATTTATTGAGGCAAACTTTATCGAAGAGTTGAGAAAGACAATGGAGGTATAG
- a CDS encoding beta-ketoacyl-ACP synthase III translates to MQSVGIKGLGYYVPERIVTNFDFEKMVDTSDEWIRTRTGIEERRFAAEDEATSDLAYKAALKAIEAAKIDKGEIELIIVATATADYLTQGSSCLVQKKLGLSSIPCFDVSAACTGFIYALTVANSMVKSKAFKNILVIGAETLSRISDMTDRNTCVLFGDGAAAAIVGEVEDGYGMLGISIGAEGEDDMVLKIPAGGSRHPNTEETIAKRDNFLKMNGQEVFKFAVKVLPKVTLDALEEAQLKVNDLSMIFPHQANLRIIEAAAKRIKFPLDKFYTNLNKYGNTSAASIGIALGEALEKGLIKKGDNIALTGFGGGLTYGSIIMKWAY, encoded by the coding sequence TTGCAAAGCGTTGGAATAAAAGGATTGGGATATTATGTTCCTGAAAGAATTGTTACTAATTTTGACTTTGAAAAAATGGTTGATACAAGTGATGAATGGATAAGAACAAGAACAGGCATAGAAGAAAGAAGATTTGCAGCAGAGGATGAGGCAACTTCAGATTTAGCATATAAAGCTGCATTGAAAGCTATAGAGGCAGCTAAGATAGATAAAGGAGAAATAGAATTAATAATAGTTGCAACAGCAACAGCAGATTATTTAACACAAGGAAGCTCATGCCTAGTACAAAAAAAATTAGGACTAAGCTCTATACCTTGTTTTGATGTAAGTGCAGCTTGTACAGGTTTTATTTATGCACTGACTGTTGCAAATTCAATGGTTAAATCTAAAGCATTTAAAAATATACTTGTCATAGGTGCTGAAACTTTATCAAGAATATCAGATATGACAGATAGAAATACCTGTGTACTTTTTGGAGATGGAGCAGCGGCAGCTATAGTTGGTGAAGTTGAAGATGGCTATGGAATGTTAGGAATATCAATTGGAGCGGAAGGCGAAGATGATATGGTTCTTAAAATACCGGCAGGAGGAAGTAGACATCCTAATACGGAAGAAACAATAGCTAAGAGGGATAACTTTTTAAAAATGAATGGCCAGGAAGTATTTAAATTTGCTGTAAAGGTTCTGCCTAAAGTAACTTTAGATGCTTTAGAAGAGGCTCAGTTAAAAGTTAATGATTTATCTATGATTTTTCCACATCAAGCAAATTTAAGAATAATAGAAGCCGCAGCCAAAAGAATTAAATTTCCGTTGGATAAATTTTATACAAACTTAAATAAATATGGAAACACATCAGCTGCATCAATTGGAATAGCCTTAGGAGAGGCTTTAGAAAAAGGGCTTATAAAAAAAGGAGATAACATAGCTCTAACAGGTTTTGGTGGTGGTTTAACATATGGCTCAATAATTATGAAATGGGCTTATTAG
- the fabD gene encoding ACP S-malonyltransferase — protein MSKVAFVYPGQGTQYVGMGKELYENNEKAREIFDRFFSTLDIDLKKVMFEGPEETLKSTEYTQPAIVGLSLVLTELLKEKGIRPNYVAGHSVGEFAAFGGAEYLSLEEAIKLVAARGKIMKEVAEKVNGSMAAVLGLDSSKIEEVLKNINGTVEAVNFNEPNQTVIAGEKAAIEEACVALKEAGAKRALALAVSGPFHSSLMKEAGEELKKYADKLNFKVGEIKIIANTTATVLNSDSEIKDEIYRQSFGPVKWIDTINKLKSEGVTKIYEVGPGKVLSGLIKKIDKEIEVINIETLESLSSI, from the coding sequence ATGAGTAAGGTTGCATTTGTATACCCCGGTCAAGGAACTCAATATGTTGGCATGGGGAAAGAACTATATGAAAACAATGAAAAGGCAAGAGAAATATTTGATAGATTTTTCTCTACTTTAGATATAGACTTAAAAAAAGTAATGTTTGAAGGCCCGGAAGAAACATTGAAGAGCACAGAATATACACAACCGGCAATTGTTGGTTTAAGCTTAGTTTTAACTGAACTTTTGAAAGAAAAGGGTATAAGACCAAACTATGTTGCAGGACATTCAGTTGGTGAATTTGCTGCTTTTGGTGGAGCGGAATATCTGTCGCTGGAAGAGGCAATTAAACTAGTTGCTGCAAGAGGAAAAATAATGAAAGAGGTTGCTGAGAAAGTTAATGGTTCTATGGCAGCTGTACTAGGTTTAGATTCATCAAAAATTGAAGAAGTATTGAAAAATATAAATGGAACTGTAGAAGCTGTAAATTTTAATGAACCTAACCAAACTGTTATAGCCGGTGAGAAAGCAGCAATAGAAGAAGCTTGTGTAGCTTTAAAAGAAGCTGGTGCAAAGAGGGCATTAGCACTTGCAGTATCTGGGCCTTTTCATTCTTCACTTATGAAAGAAGCTGGCGAAGAGCTAAAAAAATATGCAGATAAATTGAATTTTAAAGTCGGTGAGATAAAAATTATAGCTAACACAACAGCAACAGTTTTAAATTCAGATTCGGAAATTAAAGATGAAATCTACAGACAAAGCTTTGGTCCTGTAAAATGGATAGATACAATAAATAAGTTGAAGTCGGAAGGAGTAACTAAAATTTATGAAGTTGGACCGGGGAAAGTTTTATCTGGACTAATAAAGAAGATTGATAAGGAAATTGAAGTGATAAATATAGAAACATTGGAAAGTTTGTCGTCAATTTAA
- a CDS encoding acyl carrier protein, whose protein sequence is MLDKVKEIIVEQLGVEADQVKLESNFIDDLGADSLDTVELIMAFEEEFGVDIPDTEAEKIKTVKDVIDYIEANK, encoded by the coding sequence ATGTTAGATAAGGTAAAAGAAATTATAGTTGAACAATTAGGAGTGGAAGCTGATCAAGTGAAATTGGAATCAAATTTCATAGATGATTTAGGAGCAGATTCATTAGATACTGTAGAATTAATAATGGCATTTGAAGAAGAATTTGGAGTAGACATTCCTGATACTGAAGCTGAAAAAATAAAAACAGTTAAAGATGTTATAGACTACATTGAAGCAAATAAATAA
- the fabF gene encoding beta-ketoacyl-ACP synthase II: protein MKRVVVTGVGLISALGIGTEETWQKLIAGETGIDLLTAYDTTDMPVKIAGEVKGFEPEKFGIEKKELKKLSRNTQFAIAASKMALEDAKLKIDETNANETGIIISSGIGGMEIFEEQLKVMFEKGVKRISPFTIPAMIANMSSGTTAIYLGAKGPNKTIVTACASGTHSVGEGFELIRHNRAKIMIVGGTEACITAFGMNSFANMKALSTRNESPKTASRPFSADRDGFVMGEGVGVLVLEEMEYALARGAKIYAEVVGFGESCDAHHITAPVETGEGAVRAMKLAVEDAKLSLEDVTYINAHGTSTPANDVIETRAIKNLFGNHAYNLYVSSTKGATGHGLGAAGGIEAVILAKTIETGIIPPTLNLENPDSECDLNYVPNKAVKADVKVAMSNSLGFGGHNSVIVMKKFEK from the coding sequence ATGAAAAGAGTAGTAGTAACAGGGGTTGGCTTAATATCAGCACTTGGAATAGGCACAGAGGAAACTTGGCAAAAACTTATAGCTGGTGAAACTGGAATAGATTTATTGACTGCTTATGACACAACTGATATGCCGGTTAAGATAGCAGGAGAAGTAAAAGGTTTTGAGCCAGAAAAATTTGGAATAGAAAAAAAAGAGTTAAAAAAATTATCAAGAAACACTCAATTTGCAATAGCAGCTTCAAAGATGGCTTTAGAGGATGCAAAATTGAAAATAGATGAAACAAATGCAAATGAAACAGGGATAATAATTTCATCTGGTATAGGCGGAATGGAAATTTTTGAAGAACAACTTAAAGTGATGTTTGAAAAAGGAGTTAAGAGAATATCGCCATTTACAATACCAGCTATGATAGCTAATATGTCATCTGGAACAACTGCAATTTATTTGGGAGCAAAAGGTCCAAATAAAACTATAGTTACTGCCTGTGCCTCAGGGACACATTCAGTGGGAGAAGGATTTGAATTAATTCGTCATAATAGGGCAAAAATAATGATAGTAGGAGGGACAGAAGCTTGTATAACAGCCTTCGGTATGAATTCATTTGCTAATATGAAGGCTTTGTCGACAAGAAATGAAAGTCCAAAAACTGCTTCAAGACCATTTTCAGCAGACAGAGATGGCTTTGTTATGGGAGAAGGAGTAGGAGTTTTAGTCCTTGAGGAAATGGAATATGCACTTGCAAGAGGAGCAAAAATTTATGCAGAAGTTGTAGGTTTTGGAGAGAGTTGTGATGCCCATCATATAACAGCTCCAGTTGAAACGGGTGAGGGAGCGGTAAGAGCTATGAAATTAGCTGTGGAAGATGCTAAACTATCACTTGAAGATGTTACATATATCAATGCACATGGAACATCTACACCTGCAAATGATGTAATAGAAACAAGGGCTATAAAAAACCTTTTTGGAAATCATGCATATAATTTATATGTTTCTTCTACAAAGGGAGCAACAGGTCACGGACTTGGAGCAGCAGGTGGTATAGAGGCAGTTATATTAGCTAAAACTATTGAAACTGGAATAATTCCACCAACTTTAAATTTAGAAAACCCTGATTCGGAATGTGATTTGAACTATGTGCCTAACAAAGCAGTGAAAGCAGATGTTAAGGTAGCAATGTCAAATTCTTTAGGATTTGGAGGACATAATTCTGTAATAGTAATGAAAAAATTTGAAAAATAG
- the rnc gene encoding ribonuclease III, translating into MKNLLDLEHRLNYYFNNRNLLKNALLHKSFGNEHRKYKNINNERLELLGDSVLALIVAEYLYKNRNFNEGTMAKVKSMVVSEPILAKISRELKVGEYLMLSKGEENTGGRDRDSILCDTFEAILGAIYIDSNLREAKSFALSHIRKYIDNIEGNEEILDYKTILQEYAQKKFKIVPVYELVSESGPDHMKEFEIEVELMNHRGRAKARNKKKAEQLSAKDLCIKLGVKYNETL; encoded by the coding sequence TTGAAAAATCTTTTAGATTTAGAACATAGATTGAACTACTATTTTAATAATAGAAACTTATTAAAAAATGCTCTCCTACATAAATCTTTTGGTAATGAACATAGAAAATATAAAAATATCAATAATGAGAGGCTAGAATTGTTAGGGGATTCAGTTCTAGCCCTTATTGTTGCCGAGTATTTATATAAGAATAGAAATTTTAATGAAGGAACTATGGCAAAAGTTAAATCTATGGTTGTAAGTGAGCCGATTCTTGCTAAAATATCCCGCGAATTAAAAGTTGGAGAATATTTAATGTTGAGTAAGGGTGAAGAAAATACAGGTGGAAGAGATAGGGATTCTATTTTATGTGATACTTTTGAAGCGATATTGGGAGCTATCTATATAGATTCTAATTTGAGAGAGGCAAAGAGTTTTGCTCTCAGTCATATCAGGAAGTATATAGATAATATTGAGGGAAACGAAGAAATTTTAGATTATAAAACCATATTGCAAGAGTATGCACAAAAGAAATTCAAAATAGTTCCTGTATATGAGCTAGTTTCCGAATCTGGTCCGGATCATATGAAAGAATTTGAAATAGAGGTGGAGCTTATGAATCATAGAGGAAGAGCCAAAGCCAGAAATAAGAAAAAAGCTGAGCAATTATCTGCTAAGGATTTATGTATAAAGTTAGGAGTAAAATATAATGAAACATTATAA
- a CDS encoding elongator complex protein 3, whose product MKHYNIPIFISHFGCPNSCVFCNQKKINGRETDVSLEDLKNTIDSHLETLPKNSIKQVAFFGGTFTGISMALQKEYLETVKQYIDRGDIQSIRLSTRPDCISMEILEQLKSYGVKTIELGIQSLDPVVLAATDRRYDEGVVETACSLIKEYGFELGVQIMIGLPSSNLEKDYDTAKKCLDLKPNLARIYPTLVINGTELEKMYLRGEYKALDIEEAIERTKKIYSLLELNGVNVVRVGLQPSQDLTSEGVILAGPFHPAFRDLVENRIYYNFLKDIYKYEEKLDIEANEKIISKVVGQKAKNKQEFYPNFKIRINNCLGVDEIKINGRNYRRNEILSREL is encoded by the coding sequence ATGAAACATTATAACATCCCCATATTTATAAGCCATTTTGGTTGTCCGAACTCCTGTGTATTTTGTAATCAGAAAAAAATAAACGGCAGGGAAACAGATGTTAGTTTGGAAGACTTAAAAAATACTATAGATAGTCATTTAGAAACTCTTCCAAAAAATTCCATAAAACAGGTGGCATTTTTTGGTGGAACTTTTACAGGAATATCTATGGCTTTGCAAAAAGAATATTTAGAAACAGTAAAGCAATATATAGATAGAGGGGATATTCAAAGCATAAGATTATCAACCAGACCTGATTGTATAAGTATGGAGATACTAGAGCAATTAAAAAGCTACGGTGTAAAGACTATAGAACTTGGAATACAATCACTCGATCCTGTTGTATTGGCAGCAACAGATAGAAGGTATGATGAAGGAGTAGTTGAAACTGCTTGTAGTTTGATAAAAGAATATGGTTTTGAATTAGGAGTTCAAATAATGATAGGGCTTCCTAGTTCAAATTTAGAAAAAGATTATGATACAGCTAAGAAATGTTTAGATTTAAAGCCAAATTTAGCAAGGATATACCCGACACTTGTTATAAACGGTACTGAGCTTGAAAAAATGTATTTAAGGGGAGAATATAAAGCACTTGATATTGAAGAGGCGATAGAAAGAACAAAAAAAATATATTCTTTACTTGAATTAAATGGTGTAAATGTTGTGAGAGTTGGTCTACAACCAAGTCAAGATTTAACCTCTGAGGGAGTGATATTGGCAGGACCTTTTCATCCAGCATTCAGAGATTTGGTAGAAAATAGAATTTATTATAATTTTTTAAAAGATATTTATAAATACGAAGAAAAATTAGATATAGAAGCCAATGAAAAAATAATTTCAAAAGTTGTTGGTCAAAAAGCTAAAAATAAGCAAGAATTTTATCCTAATTTCAAAATAAGAATTAATAACTGCTTAGGAGTGGATGAAATAAAAATTAATGGAAGAAACTATAGAAGAAATGAGATACTATCAAGGGAATTATAA